The following proteins are encoded in a genomic region of Mahella australiensis 50-1 BON:
- a CDS encoding peptidoglycan DD-metalloendopeptidase family protein: MADGKSAASVNDNYPIFLVDNAAVLQANVVQGIEDLRAKNLIILGGEGLFGPAAAIGDKYNVIRAGGSDRYQTWQYLSGVDSHPEIINISGDDLPAPLPGKDYVYWTASGISRNSLVTSYLEQGNFDAAVDTLLDSTISYANNYNKSVVIGLDGKYFIAYWVEHYRGYTGGVYQYIGPAYFDSTPPIISVNPTSRNWGNTGVTVNISVTDDKGLDSVQYAWSTTTGKPTTGWVDTAPISQVTQSATGSWYLHVQAEDKGGNYVYNYFGPYKIDKNVPTVVASPEERNWDNTNVTVALTYSDTGGSGLSTKQYAWSTSTTAPTAWNNYTAPVTQTAEGTWYLHVKVGDNAGNVMTDYFGPYKIDKTLPSISASPSGRDWGKTNVTVTLTYTDAGGSGLPTRQYAWSKSTTTPTVWNNYTGQVTQTADGVWYLHARAVDGAGNSITTYFGQYKIDKTPPTIIAVPASSDWGNTDISVTLTYSDAVGSGLSTRRYAWSTSTAVPTAWVDYTAPVKQTEEGIWYLHVRAEDNVGNVNTQYFGPYKIDKTLPTVTANPSESIWEHTDVTVNLTYADTGGSGLSTKQYVWSSSNTIQPSTWLNYSSATTQPVTGSWYLWAKATDIAGNVIIKCFGPYKIDKVLPLVSFAPNSSSWDDSVTVTITPTDSGGSGLDKWRYVVSSDNGLTYGSWSSYYTGIETVTLNTSAIYKLKVEVYDKAGNVNTLYSGSYNIDSEPPDISADLPSRNWGNTNVTVTLTYTDTGGSGLSTKQYAWSTSTATPTTWTDYTTAVTQTAEGTWYLHAKATDAAGNVKTQYFGPYKIDKTLPTITANPSSRDWEETPVTVTLNYMDSGGSGVIARQYAWSTSITTPTAWTNYTAAVTQAAEGTWYLHAKATDAAGNVKVQYFGPYKVDKLLYITINPSEATIVRTETLPLIVRATYYSGITKDVTTSSLYTSNNTSVAEVDSYGVVTGKGVGTATITAVYNGKQAQASITVQEPEKTVSGNITITTTPTYIYTKWHKDANGNPAQAQITVTWDNLNLLFLRADKTVLRSEPITVTKADSQHRIDRYTIIPSYSWGILKNQTLTGISGGKGVYRAYYEYDKAGKPTSPFTFTGTYLSEGTEKSFDVTVEIPVNGISTTLRQSNIPLSAGFAHPFTNAPGKNKWEYRGVWPASGVLTIGGAGGEMQWPVPGNTVISSYYGRRIDPITDVVTTHHGIDIPAPEGTNIISPEDGTVVFAGWDDSYGNLLVIRSGGYDFMFGHCSDILVSNGQAVTKGQPIAKVGTTGRSTGPHLDLRVTIGSYTKGNYVDPLTIVKP; encoded by the coding sequence ATGGCAGATGGCAAAAGTGCTGCAAGTGTTAATGACAACTATCCGATTTTTTTAGTTGATAATGCAGCAGTTTTGCAGGCAAATGTTGTTCAGGGAATTGAGGATTTGAGAGCCAAAAATTTGATAATCTTAGGCGGTGAAGGCTTGTTTGGACCAGCTGCTGCAATTGGTGATAAGTATAATGTTATTCGAGCTGGAGGGTCTGACCGATATCAGACTTGGCAGTATTTGAGCGGCGTTGATAGCCATCCTGAAATAATAAATATTTCAGGAGATGACCTTCCAGCACCATTACCAGGGAAAGATTATGTTTATTGGACAGCTTCAGGAATTTCACGTAATAGCCTTGTTACAAGTTATTTAGAGCAAGGTAATTTTGATGCTGCTGTAGATACTTTATTAGATTCAACTATAAGTTATGCTAATAATTATAATAAATCTGTTGTTATAGGGTTAGACGGTAAATATTTTATTGCTTATTGGGTTGAGCATTATAGGGGCTATACTGGAGGTGTATATCAATATATAGGCCCAGCCTATTTTGATTCAACACCACCAATTATATCAGTAAATCCAACATCACGTAATTGGGGAAATACGGGTGTAACTGTTAATATATCTGTAACAGATGATAAAGGATTAGACAGTGTACAGTATGCATGGTCTACTACAACAGGTAAACCAACTACAGGTTGGGTTGATACAGCACCGATATCACAAGTAACGCAGAGTGCGACAGGTAGTTGGTATTTACATGTTCAAGCGGAAGATAAAGGCGGTAATTATGTATATAACTATTTTGGACCATACAAGATAGATAAGAACGTGCCCACTGTAGTTGCTAGTCCAGAAGAAAGGAACTGGGATAATACTAATGTAACTGTAGCTTTAACTTATAGTGATACAGGTGGTTCAGGTTTATCTACTAAGCAGTATGCATGGTCTACGAGCACTACAGCCCCAACTGCATGGAATAACTATACAGCACCGGTAACACAAACCGCTGAAGGCACGTGGTATCTACATGTGAAGGTAGGTGATAATGCGGGAAATGTTATGACAGATTATTTTGGACCATATAAGATAGACAAGACACTACCTAGCATATCCGCAAGTCCATCTGGAAGAGATTGGGGCAAAACCAATGTAACTGTAACTTTAACTTATACTGATGCAGGAGGTTCTGGTCTACCCACTAGGCAGTATGCATGGTCTAAGAGTACCACAACTCCAACTGTATGGAATAACTACACAGGACAGGTAACACAAACTGCAGATGGAGTGTGGTATTTGCACGCTAGAGCAGTAGATGGAGCAGGTAATAGTATAACGACATACTTCGGACAATATAAGATAGATAAGACACCACCTACCATAATAGCTGTTCCCGCAAGTAGTGATTGGGGTAATACAGATATAAGTGTAACTCTGACATATAGCGATGCAGTTGGTTCAGGTTTATCTACAAGGCGATATGCATGGAGCACAAGTACAGCTGTACCCACCGCATGGGTTGACTATACAGCACCGGTAAAACAGACTGAGGAAGGTATATGGTATCTACATGTTAGAGCAGAAGATAATGTAGGCAATGTTAATACGCAATACTTTGGACCATATAAAATAGATAAAACATTACCTACTGTTACAGCAAATCCATCTGAGAGCATTTGGGAACATACCGATGTAACTGTAAATTTGACTTATGCTGATACAGGTGGTTCAGGTTTATCCACTAAGCAGTATGTGTGGAGTTCGAGTAATACTATACAGCCTAGCACGTGGTTAAATTATAGTTCAGCCACGACGCAGCCAGTTACTGGCAGTTGGTATTTGTGGGCTAAGGCAACAGACATAGCAGGTAATGTTATAATTAAGTGTTTTGGACCATATAAGATAGATAAAGTTTTACCTTTAGTAAGTTTTGCACCAAATAGTAGTAGTTGGGATGATAGCGTAACAGTAACTATAACACCTACAGATAGTGGAGGTTCGGGTTTAGATAAGTGGCGTTATGTTGTTTCTAGTGATAACGGTTTGACATATGGGAGCTGGAGCAGTTATTATACTGGAATTGAAACTGTAACACTTAATACTAGCGCTATTTATAAATTAAAGGTAGAGGTTTATGATAAAGCTGGTAATGTAAATACGTTATATTCAGGTAGTTATAATATTGATAGTGAACCACCTGATATATCAGCAGATTTGCCAAGTAGGAACTGGGGTAATACTAATGTAACTGTAACATTAACTTATACTGATACAGGCGGTTCGGGGTTATCCACAAAACAGTATGCTTGGTCTACAAGTACCGCGACTCCAACTACATGGACGGACTACACGACAGCAGTAACACAAACTGCAGAAGGCACGTGGTATCTGCACGCTAAGGCAACCGACGCAGCGGGTAATGTTAAGACGCAATATTTCGGTCCGTATAAGATAGATAAGACACTACCAACTATTACAGCTAACCCGTCAAGCAGGGATTGGGAAGAAACACCGGTAACGGTAACATTGAATTATATGGACAGCGGCGGATCCGGGGTAATTGCAAGGCAATACGCATGGAGCACAAGCATTACAACACCGACTGCGTGGACTAACTACACAGCAGCAGTAACACAAGCTGCGGAAGGCACGTGGTATCTGCACGCTAAAGCAACCGACGCAGCAGGTAATGTTAAGGTGCAATACTTTGGGCCGTATAAGGTGGATAAACTGTTGTATATAACAATTAACCCGTCGGAAGCTACGATTGTGAGGACAGAAACGCTGCCTCTTATAGTCAGGGCTACGTATTACAGCGGAATAACTAAGGATGTAACCACCAGTTCGTTATATACCTCAAATAATACGTCAGTTGCTGAGGTTGATTCATACGGGGTGGTAACCGGAAAAGGTGTCGGTACGGCTACCATAACGGCGGTATACAACGGTAAACAGGCACAGGCATCAATTACTGTTCAGGAACCAGAAAAAACCGTGTCCGGTAACATAACTATAACAACTACACCTACGTATATATATACAAAATGGCACAAAGACGCAAACGGTAATCCGGCACAGGCGCAAATTACCGTAACGTGGGACAACTTAAACCTGCTGTTTTTGCGCGCAGACAAAACCGTTCTGCGCAGCGAACCTATAACGGTAACCAAAGCCGATTCGCAGCACAGGATAGACAGATATACCATTATACCGTCATATTCCTGGGGGATATTGAAAAATCAAACCTTAACCGGGATTAGCGGCGGTAAAGGAGTCTACCGGGCATACTATGAATATGACAAGGCGGGTAAGCCGACGTCGCCATTTACGTTTACCGGAACTTATTTGTCCGAAGGAACGGAAAAGAGTTTTGATGTTACCGTTGAAATACCGGTAAACGGGATCTCCACAACATTGCGCCAAAGTAACATACCTTTGTCGGCCGGTTTTGCGCACCCGTTTACTAATGCTCCGGGGAAAAACAAATGGGAATACAGAGGTGTGTGGCCGGCCAGCGGTGTTTTAACCATAGGCGGAGCCGGCGGCGAAATGCAGTGGCCCGTTCCCGGCAATACGGTTATATCATCATATTACGGCAGGCGTATCGACCCGATAACCGACGTGGTAACAACGCACCACGGTATAGACATACCGGCACCGGAAGGAACAAACATAATCTCACCAGAGGACGGTACGGTGGTATTTGCCGGATGGGATGATAGTTACGGTAATCTGCTCGTAATACGCTCTGGCGGATATGATTTCATGTTCGGGCATTGCAGTGACATCCTTGTATCCAATGGCCAGGCAGTAACAAAAGGCCAACCGATAGCGAAGGTGGGAACAACCGGCAGATCAACCGGGCCCCATCTGGATTTACGCGTAACCATAGGGTCGTATACCAAAGGTAATTATGTTGACCCCCTGACGATCGTTAAACCATAG
- a CDS encoding AAA family ATPase, whose translation MVISIYSPKGGVGNTLLTLALAREASKKLKTCALEFDFTPGDFPAILDIDRRKNIYTAMRSGIEQAVQRPADEIFDAIVSGYPDTPERFEENDVPDLIAGLKDLYELVLVDIQPTFIPAVMDVMNISDKILLITTDNFSVVSRTIGTLDWAMSNNFIDISNIVQVVNMQSKKNTECVNLAGPQIPVIYTVPYIKNISGYKDSRLQKHCVHILNRLMPDIFEEPKRKIFAGKAGDR comes from the coding sequence TTGGTAATATCTATATATTCGCCCAAAGGCGGGGTGGGAAACACTCTACTGACCTTAGCATTAGCCAGGGAAGCATCAAAGAAACTCAAGACGTGCGCGCTTGAGTTTGACTTTACACCGGGAGATTTCCCGGCAATACTTGACATAGACCGCAGGAAAAATATATATACTGCTATGCGCAGCGGTATTGAGCAGGCTGTCCAAAGACCGGCTGACGAGATATTTGATGCAATTGTATCAGGTTATCCGGATACGCCGGAAAGATTTGAGGAAAACGATGTTCCTGATTTAATAGCCGGTTTGAAAGATTTGTATGAGTTAGTATTAGTTGATATCCAGCCCACATTTATTCCGGCAGTTATGGATGTTATGAATATATCCGACAAAATACTTCTTATAACGACCGATAACTTTTCGGTGGTCAGCCGGACCATTGGTACGCTGGACTGGGCAATGTCCAATAATTTCATCGATATTTCCAATATCGTGCAGGTAGTCAATATGCAATCGAAAAAAAATACGGAATGTGTTAATCTGGCAGGCCCGCAGATACCGGTCATATATACCGTTCCATATATAAAAAACATCAGCGGGTATAAAGACAGCCGGCTGCAAAAACATTGTGTCCATATACTTAACCGGCTTATGCCTGACATATTTGAAGAGCCAAAAAGAAAGATATTTGCCGGGAAGGCCGGTGACAGGTAA
- a CDS encoding SAF domain-containing protein, with translation MNRIIKIAIAAAVIIFVAAYLFTYNTEGTKQVVVVTKEINDTMEITSDMITVKALPVSAVPGDVLTDPNAVIGKMTTVGRIPGDLIPKSILAKPEDIAVKDNEVLLTMNIPSSDDVLTHINKKILLALYGDQKQPPIIVDGVEIYQIKNTVSGSSGQSQPYAIIKTDVETAKIIMPYIASGSYKILSNKGQSLPSESAADQEPAGQNTTGALSAVNSIAKISEYRDMISAKYKELENAYAAQQKTKNINSWKSWSETWQKDLNTKRNSFETLKYDSSVNPAFQQAKAAADAVNRLWAGYNAVIVNNDKTVDIAGAKADYQKYITAVTNLIAE, from the coding sequence ATGAACAGGATAATTAAAATAGCAATTGCGGCGGCGGTGATAATATTCGTCGCCGCCTATCTTTTCACATATAACACCGAAGGCACAAAACAAGTTGTGGTCGTTACAAAAGAAATAAACGACACAATGGAAATAACATCGGACATGATAACAGTTAAAGCATTGCCGGTAAGCGCAGTGCCTGGTGATGTGCTTACCGATCCTAATGCTGTTATAGGCAAAATGACAACGGTAGGCCGTATACCCGGCGATCTGATACCGAAATCGATACTGGCTAAGCCGGAGGATATTGCGGTAAAAGATAATGAAGTATTACTAACCATGAACATACCGTCGTCAGATGATGTGCTAACTCATATAAATAAAAAGATACTGCTTGCATTGTATGGCGATCAAAAGCAGCCGCCTATTATTGTAGACGGCGTGGAAATATATCAAATAAAAAATACAGTATCAGGCTCGTCAGGGCAATCACAGCCATATGCAATTATAAAAACCGATGTCGAAACGGCTAAGATTATTATGCCGTATATTGCATCCGGTTCCTATAAGATCCTCAGCAATAAAGGCCAGAGTTTGCCAAGCGAAAGTGCCGCCGACCAAGAACCTGCCGGCCAAAATACAACCGGAGCATTATCGGCTGTCAACAGCATAGCCAAAATTTCCGAGTACCGGGATATGATTTCCGCGAAATATAAAGAACTTGAGAACGCCTATGCGGCGCAGCAAAAAACCAAAAACATCAACAGTTGGAAATCCTGGTCTGAGACATGGCAGAAAGACCTGAACACTAAACGCAATTCTTTTGAAACTTTGAAATATGACAGCTCCGTTAATCCGGCGTTTCAGCAAGCAAAAGCCGCTGCGGATGCTGTTAACAGGTTATGGGCGGGATACAATGCGGTTATAGTCAACAATGACAAAACAGTAGATATCGCCGGGGCAAAAGCCGACTACCAAAAATACATCACTGCAGTAACAAACTTAATTGCAGAATAG
- a CDS encoding TadE/TadG family type IV pilus assembly protein has protein sequence MSGLKKLIRDKRGFTSTITFIVLLPFIMAFVIAMAQLTIIGIGQTTVNNAAFEGARAGVRSASPVNAAIQAANKYGSGILHDWDSKATVTARSSGDTVTVTVKYAFPKYAYFNMNGIDIGTIVQSSSSQLIEDRP, from the coding sequence TTGTCCGGACTTAAGAAACTGATCCGTGATAAGCGCGGGTTCACAAGTACGATAACGTTCATAGTGCTGCTGCCGTTCATAATGGCTTTTGTGATAGCTATGGCCCAACTGACCATAATCGGCATAGGCCAGACAACGGTTAATAACGCGGCGTTTGAAGGGGCGCGGGCGGGTGTGCGTTCAGCATCGCCTGTCAATGCTGCTATACAAGCTGCTAACAAGTACGGTTCAGGCATACTGCATGACTGGGACAGCAAGGCTACCGTTACAGCCAGATCGAGTGGCGACACGGTTACGGTAACCGTCAAATATGCTTTCCCCAAGTATGCGTATTTCAACATGAACGGCATAGACATAGGCACTATAGTACAATCCAGCAGTTCGCAGCTGATCGAAGACAGGCCATAG